The segment GCTGCGGAAAAGAATGCGCCCATGGAAGTGTTTGCCCTGCTGGCAGACAAGACCGAGGATCCGGGCAAAAAGGACGGCTCCGGCTTCAGCGCCCTCTATTACGCAGTGTCCGGCGGGAGAGAGGATATGACCCGGACTCTGCTGGAAAAAGGGGCCAGGCCGGACGACAGGGAAAACCTCTTTGTCAATCTGTATCTTGCCAATGATCCCGCCTGTCATCTGCCCCTGACCCGGCTGCTGCTGGACGCTGGAGCGGACCCGAACCACAGGTCCCCGGCGGGGAGCCCGCTGCTCTTTGCGGTCTGGTTCGGGGAGGCGGACACTGTAGAGCTGCTCATAGATAAGGGCGCCGAAGTCAAAGGGGACCCGGAGGCCGCTTTTGCCTCGGTCAAAAGAGGCGGGGAGACCCTGCCCCTGCTGCTGGCCGGGGGAGCGGACCCCAACGCAAAGACCGGGGACGGCATCACTCTGCTGATGCAGGCTGCCAAATACTGTCCGCCGGAGATCATAGCCGCTCTGACGGACGCGGGAGCTGATCCCGCCCCGGTGTCCAAGGCCAACTACACCCCCATGCACGGAGCCGCCTACAACAGCCGCAGCGCCGAGACTGCGGAGCTGCTCATAGCTAAGGGAGTGTCCGTGGGCATATCCGCGGAAGGCGAGACTCCCGTATATATAGCCTCCATGATGAACCGGCCCGAAATGGCGGCGGCGCTGATGGCAGCCGGAGCCGATGCGGGGCAGAAGTCCGGCGACGGCAAAACGCTGGCCCGGACCTGCCGGGACATGGGCTACGAGGCGGTGGCCAACGCGCTGGAGGGCAAGGCTCCCGGGGAATACGACCCAACGATCAGCGACAAGCTGAGATACGAATACGTCATCAGGGGCGTGCCCACGGCTTTTGAGACGGCCTGTGTGGTGAGCTGTCTGCAGGACAGCCTCTACAACGGTATGTTTGACTGGGAGTCGAAGGACGGAGACCTCTTTATCCACGTGACCTCCGCCCTGACCCAGAGCAAGGTCAACTCCAGAATGTCGGGCCTGTCCAGGACCGGTATCTTCAGGCTGGAGATGAACGGCCGGGACGAAAATACGGTGGTCCTGTCTTATGTAGATATTTGACCGGCTGACTGATTGACAAACCAAGGGCGCCTGTGATATAATTATAAAGAATGTGTCAGGAATATTCTGAGAGACCAATAGCTCTCTGTTTCTATGCTACTGGAGGAAAAAATGGCTAAAGAAAAATTTGAAAGAACGAAGCCCCATATCAACATCGGTACCATCGGTCACGTTGACCATGGCAAGACCACACTGACCGCTGCCATGACCGCAGTGCTGTCCACTAAGGGCTGGGCCAAGTATCAGCCTTACGACAAGATCGACTCCGCTCCCGAAGAAAGAGAGCGCGGCGTGACCATCAACATCTATCATGCCGAATACGAGACTGCCAACCGGCACTACGCTCACGTTGACTGCCCGGGCCACGCCGACTAC is part of the Abditibacteriota bacterium genome and harbors:
- the tuf gene encoding elongation factor Tu (EF-Tu; promotes GTP-dependent binding of aminoacyl-tRNA to the A-site of ribosomes during protein biosynthesis; when the tRNA anticodon matches the mRNA codon, GTP hydrolysis results; the inactive EF-Tu-GDP leaves the ribosome and release of GDP is promoted by elongation factor Ts; many prokaryotes have two copies of the gene encoding EF-Tu), which codes for MAKEKFERTKPHINIGTIGHVDHGKTTLTAAMTAVLSTKGWAKYQPYDKIDSAPEERERGVTINIYHAEYETANRHYAHVDCPGHADY